From a single Cnuibacter physcomitrellae genomic region:
- a CDS encoding branched-chain amino acid ABC transporter permease has translation MFTSGPASASTTTDTSCTPDATTGCIQGTIKQSTGDPAVGVELQVTGGTLDETVTTDDSGRWSIAITEAGSYTVELDVDTLPDGQSLDPSSTNPATVEAALNKNTGRIFKLAGAAGDAGAGTTQQPNPATATTGVSWERFLQQAASGLRLGLLLALASVGLSLIYGTTGLSNFAHGEQVTLGGILAYVFANLLGWNLILAAVVTVIICAATGYIQDWLIWSRLRKRGMSNMQMMIVTIGLSLALQYTFQFFIGAGTVRIDRSNPETVQLGPIVLTQQSLWAMLIAVLVIALVGFFLLRTRIGRATRAVSDNPALSAASGINVDGIIRLVWTAAAGLAGLAGIMLGLVLNGISWQTGLQLLLLMFAAVTLGGLGTAFGALAGALIIGMVVELTNLVLPGDFKYATALLILILVLLFRPQGIFGRRERIG, from the coding sequence ATGTTCACATCGGGCCCCGCGTCGGCGTCGACCACCACCGACACCTCGTGCACCCCGGATGCGACGACCGGCTGCATCCAGGGGACCATCAAGCAGTCGACGGGCGACCCCGCGGTCGGCGTCGAGCTGCAGGTCACCGGAGGCACGCTCGACGAGACCGTCACGACCGACGACAGCGGTCGCTGGTCCATCGCGATCACCGAGGCGGGCTCGTACACGGTCGAGCTCGACGTCGACACGCTGCCCGATGGTCAGTCGCTCGACCCGAGCTCGACGAACCCCGCCACCGTGGAGGCCGCGCTCAACAAGAACACCGGGCGCATCTTCAAGCTGGCCGGCGCCGCGGGAGACGCAGGGGCGGGGACGACCCAGCAGCCGAACCCCGCCACCGCGACGACCGGGGTGTCCTGGGAGCGCTTCCTGCAGCAGGCCGCGTCGGGTCTCCGCCTCGGCCTCCTGCTCGCGCTGGCGTCGGTGGGCCTCTCGCTCATCTACGGAACGACCGGGCTGTCGAACTTCGCGCACGGCGAGCAGGTGACGCTCGGCGGCATCCTCGCGTACGTGTTCGCGAACCTGCTGGGCTGGAACCTGATCCTCGCGGCGGTGGTCACGGTGATCATCTGCGCGGCGACCGGATACATCCAGGACTGGTTGATCTGGTCGCGCCTGAGAAAGCGCGGCATGTCGAACATGCAGATGATGATCGTCACCATCGGTCTGTCGCTGGCGCTGCAGTACACGTTCCAGTTCTTCATCGGAGCGGGCACCGTGCGCATCGACCGGTCGAACCCGGAGACGGTGCAGCTCGGCCCGATCGTGCTGACGCAGCAGTCGCTGTGGGCGATGCTGATCGCGGTGCTGGTGATCGCGCTCGTCGGCTTCTTCCTGCTGCGCACCCGCATCGGCCGCGCGACGCGCGCCGTGTCCGACAACCCGGCGCTGTCCGCCGCATCCGGCATCAACGTCGACGGCATCATCCGGCTGGTCTGGACGGCCGCGGCGGGCCTCGCGGGTCTGGCCGGCATCATGCTCGGCCTGGTGCTCAACGGCATCAGCTGGCAGACGGGTCTGCAGCTCCTGCTCCTGATGTTCGCCGCGGTGACCCTCGGCGGCCTCGGCACGGCGTTCGGCGCCCTCGCCGGTGCGCTCATCATCGGCATGGTGGTGGAGCTGACCAACCTCGTGCTCCCTGGCGACTTCAAGTACGCCACGGCGCTCCTCATCCTGATCCTGGTCCTGCTGTTCCGGCCTCAGGGCATCTTCGGCCGCCGCGAGCGGATCGGCTAG
- a CDS encoding branched-chain amino acid ABC transporter permease, whose translation MNEFMGTINAILQSAISPGTAALAIAAIGLNIHFGYTGLLNMGQAGFMLVGAYAFAISIISGLPLWLAVIIAIAAATLFALILGVPTLKLRGDYLAIVTISAAEIIRMVGRSSLLTDITGGSNGLVGNSYRDPFTALSPLGDGQSGFGPWNYDNTGSDGWWIRIVAWALVALFSVLVWLLMRSPWGRVLRGIREDEDAVRALGKNVYSYKMQALILGGVLGAIAGVVYILPASLQADSMGRSMTFFIWTALLLGGAATIFGPILGSIIFFALRLLVQGLAGQFVPASVMTSQQTEQFSWILIGITLMLVVIFRPQGILGNKKELSFNAR comes from the coding sequence ATGAACGAATTCATGGGAACGATCAACGCGATCCTGCAGTCGGCGATCTCGCCCGGCACGGCCGCCTTGGCCATCGCGGCCATCGGCCTGAACATCCACTTCGGATACACGGGCCTGCTCAACATGGGCCAGGCCGGCTTCATGCTCGTCGGCGCATACGCCTTCGCGATCTCGATCATCAGCGGGCTGCCGCTGTGGCTGGCGGTCATCATCGCGATCGCCGCGGCCACCCTGTTCGCCCTCATCCTGGGCGTGCCCACGCTCAAGCTGCGCGGCGACTACCTCGCGATCGTGACGATCTCGGCCGCGGAGATCATCCGCATGGTCGGCCGCTCGTCGCTGCTCACCGACATCACCGGCGGCTCGAACGGCCTGGTCGGCAACAGCTACCGCGACCCGTTCACCGCACTGTCCCCGCTCGGCGACGGGCAGAGCGGCTTCGGTCCGTGGAACTACGACAACACGGGATCCGACGGCTGGTGGATCCGCATCGTCGCCTGGGCGCTCGTCGCGCTGTTCAGCGTGCTGGTGTGGCTGCTCATGCGGAGCCCCTGGGGCCGCGTCCTCCGCGGCATCCGCGAGGACGAGGATGCGGTGCGCGCCCTCGGCAAGAACGTCTACTCGTACAAGATGCAGGCGCTCATCCTCGGTGGCGTGCTCGGCGCGATCGCCGGTGTCGTCTACATCCTCCCCGCCTCGCTGCAGGCGGACAGCATGGGCCGCTCGATGACGTTCTTCATCTGGACGGCGCTGCTGCTGGGTGGCGCGGCCACGATCTTCGGGCCCATCCTCGGTTCGATCATCTTCTTCGCGCTGCGACTGCTGGTGCAGGGCCTGGCCGGACAGTTCGTGCCGGCGAGCGTCATGACGTCGCAGCAGACGGAGCAGTTCTCCTGGATCCTGATCGGCATCACGCTGATGCTGGTCGTGATCTTCCGCCCACAGGGCATCCTGGGTAACAAGAAGGAGCTGAGCTTCAATGCCCGATGA
- a CDS encoding ABC transporter ATP-binding protein gives MPDETLSPAPAASVAEAARASLADVDGVPGAAKHDPILVVDNVVRRFGGMTAVDVDHLEVQRGVITALIGPNGAGKTTFFNLITGFDKPSSAPRLIGGPSSDKAAKWRFDGRSLGSTGAAKVAKQGMVRTFQLTKALSRMTVMDNMLLGARDQPGENIFASVVKPLWSGREREITAKAEELLRRFKLYEKKDDLAGSLSGGQKKLLEMARALMSDPKMIMLDEPMAGVNPALTQSLLGHIQSLRDEGMTVLFVEHDMHMVRHISDWVVVMAEGRVVAEGPPGTVMQDQAVIDAYLGAHHNTDLGDDSLLSDEVAETLAAEIAEEDKKLEEEEKR, from the coding sequence ATGCCCGATGAGACCCTCTCCCCCGCTCCCGCGGCCTCGGTCGCCGAAGCCGCCAGGGCGTCGCTCGCCGACGTCGACGGCGTCCCCGGCGCGGCCAAGCACGACCCGATCCTCGTGGTCGACAACGTGGTGCGCCGCTTCGGCGGCATGACCGCGGTCGACGTCGACCACCTCGAGGTGCAGCGAGGCGTGATCACCGCCCTGATCGGGCCGAACGGTGCCGGCAAGACGACGTTCTTCAACCTGATCACGGGCTTCGACAAGCCCAGCTCCGCTCCGCGCCTCATCGGCGGCCCTTCCTCGGACAAGGCGGCGAAGTGGCGGTTCGACGGCCGTTCGCTCGGCTCCACGGGCGCCGCGAAGGTGGCCAAGCAGGGCATGGTGCGCACCTTCCAGCTCACCAAGGCGCTCAGCCGCATGACCGTGATGGACAACATGCTCCTCGGCGCCCGCGACCAGCCGGGCGAGAACATCTTCGCCTCCGTGGTGAAGCCGCTCTGGTCCGGGCGCGAGCGGGAGATCACCGCCAAGGCCGAGGAGCTGCTGCGGCGCTTCAAGCTCTACGAGAAGAAGGACGACCTCGCGGGGAGCCTCTCCGGCGGCCAGAAGAAGCTGCTCGAGATGGCGCGCGCGCTGATGAGCGACCCCAAGATGATCATGCTCGACGAGCCCATGGCGGGTGTGAACCCGGCGCTGACGCAGTCGCTGCTCGGACACATCCAGTCGCTGCGCGACGAGGGCATGACCGTGCTCTTCGTCGAGCACGACATGCACATGGTCCGTCACATCTCCGACTGGGTCGTCGTCATGGCCGAGGGCCGTGTCGTGGCCGAGGGCCCGCCCGGCACCGTGATGCAGGACCAGGCCGTCATCGACGCCTACCTCGGTGCGCACCACAACACCGACCTCGGTGACGACTCGCTGCTGAGCGACGAGGTCGCCGAGACCCTCGCGGCCGAGATCGCCGAAGAGGACAAGAAGCTCGAGGAAGAGGAGAAGCGATGA
- a CDS encoding ABC transporter ATP-binding protein, translating to MSMAAAAPAAEPVMKATDLVAGYVPGVNILNGCDLEVYPGELIGIIGPNGAGKSTLLKALFGLVTIRSGSVTLDGRDITGLKANKLVQAGVGFVPQTNNVFPSLTIEENLQMGLFLRPKRLKERLEYIYDLFPVLGERRGQRAGSLSGGERQSVAMARALMMDPSVLLLDEPSAGLSPVRQDETFIRTRRINKTGVTIIMVEQNARRCLQICDRGYVLDQGRNAYTGTGRELADDPKVIELYLGTLAADVEAAEADTTGPNAPGAI from the coding sequence ATGAGCATGGCCGCTGCGGCGCCTGCCGCCGAGCCGGTGATGAAGGCTACCGACCTGGTCGCCGGCTACGTCCCCGGCGTCAACATCCTCAACGGCTGCGACCTCGAGGTGTACCCCGGGGAGCTGATCGGCATCATCGGGCCCAACGGCGCGGGCAAGTCGACGCTGCTGAAGGCGCTGTTCGGCCTCGTGACCATCCGGTCCGGATCCGTCACCCTCGACGGGCGTGACATCACCGGTCTCAAGGCGAACAAGCTGGTGCAGGCGGGCGTGGGCTTCGTCCCGCAGACGAACAACGTCTTCCCCTCGCTCACCATCGAGGAGAACCTGCAGATGGGTCTCTTCCTGCGCCCGAAGCGGCTCAAGGAGCGCCTGGAGTACATCTACGACCTCTTCCCCGTGCTCGGCGAGCGCCGAGGACAGCGGGCCGGGTCGCTGTCGGGTGGTGAGCGCCAGTCGGTGGCGATGGCCCGGGCGCTGATGATGGACCCGTCCGTCCTCCTCCTCGACGAGCCCTCCGCGGGTCTGTCGCCGGTGCGCCAGGACGAGACCTTCATCCGCACCCGCAGGATCAACAAGACCGGCGTGACGATCATCATGGTCGAGCAGAACGCTCGCCGCTGCCTGCAGATCTGCGACCGCGGCTACGTGCTCGACCAGGGCCGCAACGCCTACACCGGCACCGGACGCGAGCTGGCCGACGACCCGAAGGTCATCGAGCTCTACCTCGGTACCCTCGCCGCCGACGTGGAGGCCGCCGAGGCCGACACGACGGGCCCGAACGCCCCCGGCGCCATCTAG